Proteins from a genomic interval of Asticcacaulis sp. AND118:
- a CDS encoding PhoH family protein — translation MTLATEDFIDLDEDKVLALSGPAQRYLALIEGAYHVLIETPGGGFQITGKVRDRQRANVIINALSELYDEGVEISEVDVRTLIQNPTGKSPVWADHHGQSHVIVMGRKGAIAPKTEGQAAYYKELLRNDLTFGLGPAGSGKTFMAVAHGTSLLLKGAVDRLVITRPAVEAGEKLGFLPGDLNEKVDPYLMPIWQALDDILGAEGLRRRRERNEIEVAPLAYMRGRTLSNAYVIVDEAQNTTRQQMKMVLTRLGEGSKMVVTGDPSQVDLPRASDSGLVHAVGLLNGVKGVGVSRLTAEDVVRHELVARIVRAYDSENHD, via the coding sequence ATGACCTTGGCCACCGAAGACTTTATCGATCTGGATGAAGACAAGGTTCTGGCCCTGTCCGGCCCGGCCCAGCGTTATCTGGCGCTGATCGAAGGCGCGTACCACGTGCTGATCGAAACCCCCGGCGGGGGCTTCCAGATCACGGGCAAGGTGCGCGACCGTCAGCGCGCCAATGTCATCATCAATGCCCTGTCGGAACTGTACGACGAAGGCGTCGAGATCAGCGAGGTCGATGTCCGCACCCTGATCCAGAACCCGACGGGCAAGTCGCCGGTCTGGGCCGACCATCACGGGCAATCGCACGTCATCGTCATGGGCCGCAAGGGCGCCATCGCCCCCAAGACCGAAGGGCAGGCGGCCTATTACAAGGAATTGCTGCGCAACGACCTGACCTTCGGGCTGGGGCCGGCGGGTTCGGGCAAGACCTTCATGGCCGTGGCGCACGGCACGTCGCTGCTGCTCAAAGGGGCGGTCGATCGTCTGGTCATCACCCGTCCGGCGGTCGAAGCCGGTGAAAAGCTCGGCTTTCTGCCCGGCGATCTCAACGAAAAGGTCGATCCCTATCTGATGCCGATCTGGCAGGCGCTGGACGATATTCTCGGCGCGGAAGGCCTGCGTCGTCGTCGCGAGCGCAACGAGATCGAGGTCGCGCCGCTGGCCTATATGCGCGGACGCACGCTTTCCAACGCCTATGTCATCGTCGATGAGGCGCAGAACACCACCCGGCAACAGATGAAGATGGTGCTGACCCGCCTCGGCGAAGGCTCGAAAATGGTGGTCACCGGCGATCCGTCACAGGTCGATCTGCCGCGTGCTTCGGATTCCGGACTGGTCCACGCCGTGGGTCTGCTGAACGGCGTAAAAGGCGTCGGCGTGTCCCGTCTGACCGCCGAAGACGTGGTGCGTCACGAACTGGTTGCGCGCATCGTGCGGGCCTATGACAGCGAAAACCATGACTGA
- the miaB gene encoding tRNA (N6-isopentenyl adenosine(37)-C2)-methylthiotransferase MiaB, which translates to MSETASSASKKLHIKTYGCQMNVYDSERMADLLRPLGYAVSDQAEGADLVLLNTCHIREKAAEKVYSEIGRLKMMRQEKEARGEGRMTIAVAGCVAQAEGEEIMNRAPAVDLVVGPQAYHQLPELIARTTRARGERLRADFAPEDKFDALSTERHATGPTAFLTVQEGCDKFCTFCVVPYTRGAEWSRPVASIIEEARSLASKGVREVTLLGQNVNAYNGVDADGAESTLPRLMQALSEIEGLDRIRYTTSHPNDMTDELIRAHADNAAVMPYLHLPVQSGSDKILRAMNRKHGRQAYIDLIARLKAAVPDIALSGDFIVGFPGETDKDFEDTMDLIRTVGYASAFSFKYSRRPGTPAAAMPGQVDEAVADARLKALQDLINEQGQAFKASLVGRTINVLFEKPGRYGQQAIGRSPWLHAVFAEDASHLIGQIVPVKIIGIGNNSLIGELANVTTEVAAQ; encoded by the coding sequence ATGAGTGAAACCGCATCTTCCGCTTCCAAAAAGCTGCACATCAAGACCTACGGCTGTCAGATGAACGTCTATGACAGCGAGCGCATGGCCGACCTGCTGCGCCCGCTGGGCTACGCCGTGTCCGATCAGGCGGAAGGCGCCGATCTGGTGCTGCTCAATACCTGCCATATCCGTGAGAAGGCGGCGGAAAAAGTCTATTCCGAAATCGGTCGTCTCAAGATGATGCGGCAGGAAAAGGAAGCGCGCGGCGAAGGGCGCATGACCATCGCTGTGGCCGGCTGCGTGGCGCAGGCCGAAGGCGAGGAAATCATGAATCGCGCGCCGGCCGTCGATCTGGTCGTCGGGCCACAGGCCTATCACCAGTTGCCGGAACTGATTGCGCGCACGACGCGGGCCAGGGGCGAGCGCCTCAGGGCCGATTTCGCGCCGGAAGACAAGTTCGACGCCCTGTCCACCGAACGCCATGCCACAGGCCCGACGGCGTTTCTGACCGTGCAGGAAGGCTGCGACAAGTTCTGCACCTTCTGCGTCGTGCCCTATACGCGCGGCGCGGAATGGTCGCGTCCGGTGGCCTCGATCATCGAAGAGGCGCGTTCGCTGGCCTCCAAGGGCGTGCGCGAAGTCACGCTTCTGGGTCAGAACGTCAACGCCTATAACGGCGTCGATGCCGATGGGGCTGAATCGACCCTGCCGCGCCTGATGCAGGCTCTGTCGGAGATCGAAGGGCTGGATCGCATCCGCTACACCACCTCGCACCCCAACGACATGACCGATGAGCTGATCCGTGCCCATGCGGATAATGCGGCGGTCATGCCCTATCTGCACCTGCCGGTGCAGTCGGGTTCGGACAAGATCCTGCGCGCGATGAACCGCAAGCACGGGCGTCAGGCCTATATCGATCTGATTGCGCGTCTGAAGGCCGCCGTGCCGGACATCGCCCTGTCGGGGGATTTCATCGTGGGTTTCCCCGGTGAGACGGACAAGGATTTCGAAGACACGATGGACCTGATCCGTACGGTGGGTTACGCCTCGGCCTTCTCGTTCAAATATTCCAGGCGTCCGGGTACGCCGGCCGCCGCCATGCCGGGTCAGGTCGATGAGGCCGTGGCCGATGCGCGCCTCAAGGCGTTGCAGGACCTGATCAATGAACAAGGTCAGGCCTTCAAGGCGTCGCTGGTGGGCAGGACGATTAATGTGCTGTTTGAAAAGCCGGGCCGCTACGGTCAGCAGGCCATCGGCCGCTCGCCCTGGCTGCACGCCGTGTTCGCTGAGGACGCTTCGCACCTGATCGGGCAGATCGTGCCGGTGAAGATCATCGGTATCGGCAATAATTCGCTGATCGGTGAGTTAGCGAATGTGACCACCGAAGTGGCCGCGCAATGA
- a CDS encoding glycosyl hydrolase has product MCLKGPKSLRPLCALSLTALLWAGSAPAQSLYEGFTHPPVEARPMVRWWWFGPNVDDAEIVREIKAMKAGGYGGFELASLYPLTVDGNTPYLSDRFIEAVKLANKTGRKEGLRVDVTLGSGWPYGGPHITPDLAAARVKLVKLSLPAKSTTIDLPALQAGEQVVAVFAGTSAVDARLIDPGKVTADAQDRTAFVVLQTPTGQQVKRASVGAEGYVLDHMATDAVQTHLHAVGDRLMRGFKDAPPHAVFSDSLEVYGVDWTDDLLIEFQKRRGYDLKPHLLKWFEDTPDSAAVRRDWGLTLAELTEERYLKPVNDWAAKNRTLFRSQTYGHPPVRLSAVRLSDIAEGEGADWRIFSRLRWVSSANHLYGKSITSAESWTWLHQGAFQAAPLDVKAEADTLILQGVNHFIAHGWPYSPPQAGEPGWAMYAAAVFNDHNPWWIVAPEMNLYLQRMSWLLRQGEPVTDIAIYVPQDDALAASKPGSVSIDGQLSTRITRGLTAQILDAGYNFDYVDDAALNAPGFKHKVLVLPKMQRIDPRAYARIEAFAQSGGKVVAVDGLPDRGAGLNDRDADMQAISTRLFAQGAVPESALGATLTALTAPDVTGLTPQVGFVHRKLEGSDLYFVANTGNTPVTLNLRFRGNKHGLEWNPIDGSRSYWANGPVRLAPYESRLFEFGKNAVLDAWAMHTGERRVTLDTGWTIAFGKGAPRPLKAFGSWSDNPETAHFSGVVTYRRTLTLTQDDIVSGLTRLNFGEGTPEPIPTGRRNGSQAFLNAPIREAAEVFVNGERAGAVWTSPFVIDLRGFLVAGNNILEIRVANTTINALSAQTPADYTALKAKYGDRFQPQNMNNLKPLPSGLLQAPVLEIAQ; this is encoded by the coding sequence ATGTGCCTTAAGGGTCCGAAATCTCTGCGCCCTCTTTGCGCCTTGTCGCTTACGGCCCTGCTGTGGGCAGGCTCAGCCCCTGCGCAGAGCCTTTACGAGGGATTCACGCACCCGCCCGTCGAAGCGCGGCCCATGGTGCGCTGGTGGTGGTTCGGCCCAAACGTCGATGACGCCGAGATCGTGCGCGAAATCAAGGCTATGAAGGCCGGCGGCTATGGCGGCTTCGAGCTGGCCAGCCTCTATCCGCTGACGGTCGATGGCAATACGCCCTACCTGTCCGATCGTTTTATCGAGGCCGTAAAACTGGCCAACAAAACTGGTCGTAAGGAAGGCTTGCGCGTCGATGTGACGCTCGGTTCCGGCTGGCCCTATGGCGGGCCGCACATCACGCCGGACCTCGCCGCCGCACGGGTCAAGCTGGTCAAGCTTTCGCTCCCTGCCAAATCCACCACCATCGATCTGCCCGCGCTACAGGCCGGCGAACAGGTCGTCGCCGTCTTCGCCGGGACCAGCGCCGTCGATGCCCGCCTTATCGATCCGGGCAAGGTGACAGCCGATGCGCAGGACCGCACCGCCTTTGTCGTCCTGCAAACCCCGACGGGTCAGCAGGTCAAGCGCGCTTCGGTCGGGGCCGAAGGCTATGTGCTCGACCACATGGCTACCGATGCGGTTCAGACCCACCTGCACGCCGTCGGCGACCGTCTGATGCGCGGGTTTAAAGACGCCCCGCCGCACGCCGTCTTTTCCGACAGCCTTGAGGTCTATGGCGTCGACTGGACCGACGATCTGCTGATCGAGTTCCAGAAGCGCCGCGGCTACGACCTCAAGCCGCACCTGCTCAAATGGTTCGAGGACACGCCCGACAGCGCTGCCGTCCGCCGCGACTGGGGTCTGACCCTCGCCGAACTGACCGAGGAACGCTACCTCAAGCCGGTCAACGACTGGGCCGCGAAAAACCGCACCCTGTTCCGTTCACAGACCTATGGCCACCCGCCGGTCAGGCTGTCAGCCGTGCGCCTGTCGGACATCGCCGAGGGCGAAGGCGCGGACTGGCGTATCTTTTCCCGCCTGCGCTGGGTCAGTTCGGCCAACCACCTCTACGGAAAGTCGATCACCTCCGCCGAAAGCTGGACCTGGCTGCATCAGGGCGCGTTTCAGGCCGCACCTCTGGACGTGAAGGCCGAAGCCGACACCCTGATCCTGCAAGGGGTCAATCACTTTATCGCCCATGGCTGGCCCTATTCGCCGCCGCAGGCCGGGGAACCGGGCTGGGCCATGTACGCCGCCGCCGTATTCAACGACCATAATCCGTGGTGGATCGTCGCGCCGGAAATGAACCTCTACCTCCAGCGCATGAGTTGGCTGCTGCGGCAGGGCGAGCCGGTCACCGACATCGCCATCTACGTGCCGCAGGACGACGCGCTGGCCGCCTCAAAGCCCGGCAGCGTGTCGATCGACGGGCAACTGAGCACGCGCATCACCAGGGGCCTCACCGCGCAAATCCTCGATGCCGGGTATAATTTTGACTATGTCGACGACGCGGCGCTTAACGCCCCCGGCTTCAAACACAAGGTGCTGGTCCTGCCGAAAATGCAGCGCATCGACCCCAGGGCCTATGCCCGCATCGAAGCCTTCGCCCAATCCGGCGGCAAGGTCGTGGCGGTGGACGGTCTGCCCGACCGCGGCGCCGGCCTGAACGACAGGGATGCCGACATGCAGGCCATAAGCACCCGCCTGTTCGCACAAGGCGCGGTGCCCGAAAGCGCGCTGGGCGCAACCCTGACCGCGCTCACCGCCCCGGACGTCACGGGCCTTACGCCGCAGGTCGGTTTCGTTCACCGCAAACTCGAAGGCAGCGATCTCTATTTCGTCGCCAATACCGGCAATACACCCGTAACGCTGAACCTGAGGTTTCGCGGAAACAAGCACGGCTTGGAATGGAACCCCATCGACGGATCGCGCAGCTACTGGGCAAACGGACCCGTGCGACTGGCCCCTTATGAATCGCGACTTTTCGAGTTCGGAAAGAACGCCGTACTGGATGCCTGGGCCATGCACACCGGTGAGCGCCGTGTGACGCTCGATACGGGCTGGACCATCGCCTTCGGCAAGGGCGCGCCAAGGCCGCTGAAGGCCTTCGGGTCGTGGAGCGACAATCCCGAAACCGCGCACTTTTCCGGCGTCGTTACCTATCGGCGCACCCTGACCCTGACGCAGGACGACATCGTATCAGGCCTGACCCGCCTCAATTTCGGCGAAGGCACGCCTGAGCCGATTCCGACCGGTCGCCGCAACGGCTCGCAGGCCTTCCTCAACGCGCCGATACGCGAAGCGGCGGAGGTTTTCGTAAATGGCGAGCGCGCAGGGGCCGTGTGGACCTCGCCCTTTGTCATCGATCTCAGGGGCTTCCTTGTCGCGGGTAACAATATTTTGGAAATCCGCGTGGCCAATACGACGATCAACGCGCTTTCGGCACAGACACCCGCTGACTACACAGCGCTCAAAGCCAAATACGGCGACCGCTTTCAGCCGCAGAATATGAACAATCTCAAACCCCTGCCGTCCGGTTTGCTACAAGCGCCCGTGCTGGAGATAGCGCAATGA
- a CDS encoding glycoside hydrolase family 28 protein, which translates to MTVSGTFSRRSVLYAGFAVPLFAGYARAASGLSQTQVSASAPFDMPSIRVPDFSKAKRFPITDFGASQGDQAATSAAIAKAIDAAHQAGSGVVVVPEGVWPTAKIHLKSHVNLHLSKGATLLFSEKPEDYLPPVQTSWEGIECLNYSPLVYAFDCENVSLSGEGRLKAKLDVWQIWYKRPKPHMDALVALYEMAYKNVPVSERRMVSGENHLRPHFVQFNRCRNVLIEDISIEDSPFWTIHPLLCRDVVIRRVKVHAHGHNNDGVDPEMSQNVLIEDCVFDQGDDAVSVKSGRDMDAWRLNTPTKNVVMRNCQIRNGHQLMAVGSELSGGIENIFVDNCHFVGTGKGEDGWAVPINNLLYVKTNERRGGYVKNIHMRNVSATKIQGSVLAVETDVLYQWRTLLPTYVRKLTPIEGLHVSDIRVEQAKSLCFIKAEAEMPVKYVSLEKVRAAKLTDATVTTQNVQNLISRN; encoded by the coding sequence ATGACGGTTTCAGGGACTTTTTCGCGCCGTTCGGTCCTCTATGCCGGGTTTGCCGTGCCCCTGTTCGCCGGTTACGCCCGTGCCGCGTCCGGCCTCAGCCAAACGCAGGTCTCGGCCAGCGCCCCTTTCGACATGCCGTCGATCCGCGTGCCGGACTTTTCGAAGGCTAAACGCTTCCCGATCACGGATTTCGGCGCCTCTCAGGGGGATCAGGCCGCCACCTCCGCCGCTATCGCCAAGGCCATCGATGCCGCGCATCAGGCCGGTTCGGGCGTGGTGGTCGTCCCCGAAGGCGTCTGGCCCACGGCGAAAATCCACCTGAAAAGCCACGTCAACCTGCACCTGTCGAAGGGCGCGACCCTGCTGTTTTCGGAAAAGCCCGAAGACTATCTGCCGCCGGTCCAGACCTCCTGGGAAGGCATCGAGTGCCTGAACTATTCGCCTCTGGTTTATGCTTTCGATTGTGAAAACGTGTCCTTAAGCGGCGAAGGGAGGCTGAAGGCGAAGCTGGATGTCTGGCAGATCTGGTACAAGCGTCCCAAGCCGCACATGGACGCCCTCGTCGCCCTCTACGAAATGGCTTACAAGAATGTGCCGGTGTCCGAGCGCCGGATGGTTTCTGGCGAAAACCATCTGCGCCCGCACTTCGTGCAGTTCAACCGCTGCCGTAACGTGCTGATCGAGGATATTTCGATCGAGGACAGCCCCTTCTGGACCATCCATCCGCTGTTGTGCCGCGACGTGGTCATCCGCCGCGTCAAGGTCCACGCCCACGGCCACAACAATGACGGTGTCGATCCGGAGATGAGCCAGAACGTGCTGATCGAGGATTGCGTCTTCGATCAGGGCGACGACGCTGTCTCGGTCAAATCTGGGCGCGACATGGATGCCTGGCGGCTGAATACGCCGACGAAAAATGTCGTCATGCGCAACTGTCAGATCAGGAACGGCCACCAGTTAATGGCCGTCGGCAGCGAACTGTCCGGCGGGATTGAAAACATCTTCGTCGATAACTGCCACTTCGTCGGTACGGGCAAGGGCGAGGACGGTTGGGCCGTACCGATCAACAACCTGCTCTACGTCAAGACCAATGAGCGACGTGGCGGCTATGTGAAGAACATCCACATGCGCAATGTCAGCGCCACGAAGATACAGGGCAGCGTGCTGGCCGTCGAAACCGACGTACTCTATCAATGGCGAACGCTGCTGCCGACCTATGTGCGCAAGCTGACGCCCATTGAGGGGCTGCACGTGTCGGACATCCGCGTTGAGCAGGCCAAGAGTCTGTGCTTCATCAAGGCAGAGGCCGAAATGCCGGTGAAATACGTATCATTGGAAAAGGTGCGTGCGGCCAAACTGACCGACGCCACGGTTACGACGCAGAATGTGCAGAATCTGATCAGTCGAAACTGA
- a CDS encoding Fur family transcriptional regulator, producing the protein MDRIEQQCVEKGMRMTDQRRVVARVLSQATDHPDVEELYRRAAAVDPHISLATVYRTVRLFEEAGVVERHDFGDGRSRYEQAGEDHHDHLINIKSGEVIEFFDEEIEKLKTALAEKLGYKLVGHKLELYGVPLEDK; encoded by the coding sequence ATGGACCGTATCGAACAGCAATGCGTTGAAAAAGGCATGCGCATGACCGATCAGCGCCGGGTCGTCGCCCGTGTGCTGTCCCAGGCGACCGATCATCCGGATGTCGAAGAACTGTATCGCCGCGCTGCGGCTGTCGATCCGCACATTTCGCTGGCCACCGTCTATCGCACCGTGCGCCTGTTCGAAGAGGCCGGTGTGGTCGAGCGTCACGATTTCGGCGACGGTCGCTCGCGCTATGAACAGGCAGGCGAGGATCACCACGATCACCTGATCAATATCAAGTCGGGCGAAGTCATCGAATTCTTCGACGAAGAGATCGAGAAGCTGAAGACGGCCCTGGCCGAAAAGCTCGGCTACAAGCTGGTCGGCCATAAGCTCGAACTCTACGGCGTGCCGCTGGAAGACAAGTAA
- a CDS encoding GNAT family N-acetyltransferase encodes MEYLNNGRHVLLGVFDDTRLQAFVLSAIMADEAEILTIATDPAAQRQGHARALLQRLIDDLRKRQTRSLFLEVAVDNPAAIALYLGLGFRQVGRRPSYYSRKDGPLVDALILSLAI; translated from the coding sequence TTGGAATATTTAAACAACGGACGCCACGTGCTTCTGGGGGTGTTCGACGATACGCGGCTTCAGGCCTTTGTGCTGTCGGCAATCATGGCCGATGAAGCCGAAATCCTGACCATCGCCACCGACCCGGCCGCCCAGCGGCAAGGTCACGCACGCGCGCTTTTGCAGCGCCTCATCGACGATCTGCGGAAAAGACAGACGCGCAGCCTGTTCCTCGAAGTCGCCGTGGATAATCCCGCGGCGATCGCGCTTTATCTCGGTCTCGGTTTCCGTCAGGTGGGCCGGCGTCCGTCCTATTACAGCCGTAAGGACGGACCTCTGGTCGATGCGCTTATTCTCAGTCTTGCGATTTGA
- the tsaB gene encoding tRNA (adenosine(37)-N6)-threonylcarbamoyltransferase complex dimerization subunit type 1 TsaB: MPNNITFVMDTALSACQVGLFAHKDGSVSELATLSERMTRGHQEFIGPAALKCFEKAGIDPREVDILGVTLGPGSFTGLRVGLSFAKGMASGLGVNLRGFSTLELMGRGAAFTSRPRLVAHNAGRGQIYLQRIDTQDVASAPEAHDIVKLNEIDLGEGWAWLIGSGAPLLAERFPQAQIAEEALPDLTAMAALCFAQTTAYDDLTPLYMRDADAKVSDKAVVRFA, translated from the coding sequence ATGCCAAACAACATAACGTTCGTTATGGATACGGCTTTGAGCGCCTGTCAGGTGGGTCTTTTCGCCCATAAAGACGGGTCCGTCTCGGAGCTGGCAACCCTGTCCGAACGCATGACGCGCGGGCATCAGGAGTTCATCGGTCCCGCGGCTCTGAAATGCTTCGAGAAAGCGGGAATCGATCCGCGGGAAGTCGATATTTTGGGCGTCACGCTGGGGCCGGGCTCGTTCACCGGCTTGCGCGTCGGGTTGTCTTTCGCCAAGGGCATGGCGTCGGGATTGGGTGTAAACCTGCGTGGATTTTCGACCCTGGAGTTGATGGGGCGTGGCGCAGCCTTTACCAGTCGCCCGCGTCTGGTGGCGCACAATGCCGGGCGAGGTCAGATCTATCTTCAGCGTATCGATACGCAGGATGTCGCGTCCGCGCCGGAAGCGCATGATATTGTAAAGCTGAATGAAATTGACCTAGGGGAAGGTTGGGCGTGGCTGATCGGTTCCGGCGCGCCGCTGCTGGCCGAACGTTTCCCTCAGGCGCAGATTGCCGAAGAGGCCCTGCCCGATCTGACCGCCATGGCCGCGCTTTGCTTTGCGCAGACCACCGCCTATGATGACCTCACGCCGCTTTATATGCGCGACGCCGACGCCAAGGTTTCGGACAAGGCCGTGGTGCGTTTCGCCTGA
- a CDS encoding NifU family protein: MFIQTEATPNPDVLKFIPGREVLDKGSLEFRSETEAEKSPLALSLFQIDGVSGVYFGSDFLTVKRDAEAGLIWAQIKAPILAAIMDFYASGRAILNEEGAVNERTYEGEVAQIVAEIKDLLDTRVRPAVAQDGGDIEFEHFDMDSGTLYLHMRGACSGCPSSSATLRQGVESLMKHYVPEVQTIEQVL; this comes from the coding sequence ATGTTCATTCAGACCGAAGCCACGCCCAATCCCGACGTCCTCAAGTTCATCCCCGGCCGCGAAGTGCTGGACAAGGGATCGCTTGAGTTCCGCAGCGAAACCGAGGCGGAAAAATCGCCGCTGGCGCTTTCGCTGTTTCAGATCGACGGCGTGTCGGGCGTCTATTTCGGTTCCGACTTCCTGACTGTGAAGCGAGACGCCGAGGCCGGCCTGATCTGGGCGCAGATCAAGGCGCCGATCCTGGCCGCCATCATGGATTTCTACGCTTCGGGTCGCGCCATCCTCAACGAAGAAGGCGCGGTCAACGAACGCACTTACGAGGGCGAGGTCGCGCAGATCGTAGCCGAGATCAAGGACCTGCTCGACACCCGCGTTCGCCCGGCTGTGGCGCAGGACGGCGGCGATATCGAATTCGAGCACTTCGACATGGATTCCGGCACGCTCTATCTGCACATGCGCGGGGCCTGCTCCGGTTGCCCGTCGTCTTCCGCAACCCTGCGTCAGGGCGTCGAATCCCTGATGAAGCACTATGTGCCGGAAGTACAAACCATCGAGCAGGTGCTCTGA
- a CDS encoding universal stress protein, whose amino-acid sequence MRKFLVIADDSAEFRAALGYASVRARVTQGMVTLLRVLPPTDYSQWAGVRDEIEREQREEAETLLSTLSDQAAVKSGRPAEIIIKTGQMKDAIREVLNADSDIKIIVIGASGGNPGPLVNLLVREGVGTLGGTRPVPVTVVPGDLSDEAIEELM is encoded by the coding sequence ATGAGAAAGTTTCTGGTGATCGCCGACGACAGCGCCGAATTTCGCGCAGCGCTTGGCTATGCCTCGGTGCGGGCGCGCGTGACGCAGGGCATGGTGACGCTGCTGCGCGTCCTTCCGCCGACCGACTACAGCCAGTGGGCGGGCGTGCGCGACGAAATTGAGCGCGAACAGCGCGAAGAGGCGGAGACCCTGTTGTCGACCCTGTCGGATCAGGCGGCGGTGAAGTCGGGCCGTCCGGCGGAAATCATCATCAAGACCGGTCAGATGAAGGACGCCATCCGCGAAGTTCTCAATGCCGACAGCGACATCAAGATCATTGTCATCGGTGCGTCCGGTGGAAATCCGGGCCCGCTGGTCAATCTGCTGGTGCGCGAAGGCGTGGGGACGCTGGGCGGTACGCGCCCGGTGCCGGTGACGGTGGTGCCGGGCGATTTGTCCGATGAGGCAATCGAAGAGTTGATGTAA